In Amycolatopsis sp. FBCC-B4732, the genomic stretch GCCACCCGGCAGGTGCTCGCCGCGCTCGACGACCCGCTGCTGGCCGGGGCCAGCGGGTTCCTGCTGAAGCGGGCGCGCAGGGAGGAGATCGCGCACGCCGTCGGTGACCGTCGCCGCCGGGCGGGAAGCACGCGCGGGCGGCGAAAACGCTCACCCGGCGCGAAGCCGAGGTGCTCCGGCTGATCGCCGGCGGACTGTCCAACCAGGACATCGCGGCGGCGCTGGTGATCAGCCTGGAGACGGTGAAGACCCACGTGGGCAACATCTTCGGCAAGCTCGGCGCCGGCAACCGCAGCCAAGCGGTGGTCATAGCGTACGAATCGGGCGTCGTGCGGCCGGGACACCTCGCCGGTCAATAACCGACGTGCTCCCGGTCACCCGCGGGAAGTCAGGAGTTCGGCCAGCGGACACCCGGGCGTCACTCCCAGTCCCTGCGCACCACACATGCAGAAGGACTAATAGCACGTGTCCGGAATCCGGGCGCTTACCTCCCGAAGTCCCCCAATGAGGAGAAACATGGCTTCGCTGTTCGCCGGCCGCCGCCGGTGGCTGGTCGCGGGCGCACTCGGCGCCGCGCTGGTCGCCGCCGCCCCCGTCGCCCTGGCCACCAACGGCTCCGACAACGCCGACGCGCGCTCATCCGCCGGCACCGGTGACCGCACGAACGACGTCCGTTCGGCGATCCAGGGCGGGCACGCCCGCAACGTGATCCTGTTCATCGGCGACGGCATGGGTCAGTCGGAGATCACCGCCGCCCGCAACTACGAGCGCGGCGCCGCCGGCCGGCTCGCGATGGACGAGCTGCCGCTCACCGGCGACTACACGACGTACGCCGTGGAGCAGAACAACCCGGCCAAGCCGAACTACGTGACCGACTCGGCCGCGTCCGGCACCGGCTGGGCCACCGGCACCAAGACCTACAACGGCGCGATCTCCGTCGACGCGTACGGCAACGACGTCCCGACGATCCTCGAGATCGCCAAGCGCAACGGCCTGCGCACCGGCGACGTCACCACCGCCGAGGTCCAGGACGCGACCCCGGCCGTGCTCGGCTCGCACGTCGTCAACCGCGACTGCAAGGGCCCGGTCGAGACGACCGCGAAGTGCGCGAAGAACGCCAAGGAGAACGGCGGCCTCGGCTCGATCTCCGAGCAGCTGGTGCAGACCCGCCCCGACGTCCTGCTGGGCGGCGGCGCGAAGTACTTCAACCAGCCGGTGACGGCGGGCAAGTTCAAGGGCAAGACCGTGCTGGAGCAGGCCAAGGCGGCCGGCTACAACGTCGTGAACACCGCGGCCGACCTGGCGAAGGCGCCGAAGGGCAAGCCGGTCCTCGGCCTGTTCGCCGAGGGCAACATGCCGGTCAACTGGACCGGCCCGGCGGCCGTCCACGGCGGCACCGCGCCGACCCGCTGCGCCACGAACGCGAACCTGCCCA encodes the following:
- the phoA gene encoding alkaline phosphatase; protein product: MASLFAGRRRWLVAGALGAALVAAAPVALATNGSDNADARSSAGTGDRTNDVRSAIQGGHARNVILFIGDGMGQSEITAARNYERGAAGRLAMDELPLTGDYTTYAVEQNNPAKPNYVTDSAASGTGWATGTKTYNGAISVDAYGNDVPTILEIAKRNGLRTGDVTTAEVQDATPAVLGSHVVNRDCKGPVETTAKCAKNAKENGGLGSISEQLVQTRPDVLLGGGAKYFNQPVTAGKFKGKTVLEQAKAAGYNVVNTAADLAKAPKGKPVLGLFAEGNMPVNWTGPAAVHGGTAPTRCATNANLPKTQPKLADQTRKALELLDDRRADKGFFLQVEGASIDKQDHAADPCGQIGETVDFDAAIAAGTAFARSHPDTLVLVTADHGHSSQIVEPTATPGLTATLVTNEGANMTLAYGTAETGGSQSHTGTQVRIAGLGPQAANIVGLTNQTDLFGTLKRALKLR